From a single Herpetosiphon gulosus genomic region:
- a CDS encoding response regulator: MGGFDLSAFFGQFREETEENVRALTTGLLALESNPGDREAIDTIFRAAHTIKGSARMLGQVDMGRLAHTMESLLSALRSGMLAMNSSINDVLLSSADVLLVLNSQVNEPPPTDPNVDQLVEQLNALAAGETLPAAPATPKAAPIVAPVAEPEPAPAPVVLEQPKSEPVVAKPKPKKSAAAEAPKPVSSTRSTVRVPISRLDRLLNTAGELVVTRQLHLEHVADLEALDKLLTKSERLSQQLSERLTGQRVTFQQRREASELASQLQNLAQSTRNQLRLLTERWSSHSAASEALVDELEAEVMATRLQPVAGLFAPIPRAVRELARSLGKEVNLITEGETTEADRKVIELMADPLVHLVRNALDHGIENPDDRVKAKKPAEATLRLEARSLGGTIEIIISDDGRGIDPAVIRATAIKRGIIEADAAARLRDEEALELIWQPGFSTSAIITDVSGRGVGMDVVRAAVTEVGGRVDVHSVLGQGTTFTLILPITLLTTRVLLFDVAGTTYALPSTACLGGRRVAGGQIQTVEGRPTVRVDERSVSIVALAPLLEQRGPLPQPSDISNLVILGPANRPLALLVDKLVDEREVVVKSLGALLHEQRLCTGAIALPDGRLVLVLNPLAIAARAREWGKPVALPAPTKLQPAKLLVAEDSFTTRELLRSMLQSAGYVVETAINGQDALDKLNHNSYDLLVSDVEMPLLTGFELTRRVRAHERLRQLPIIIITSLARDSDRREGLLAGAQAYIVKSQFDQSNLLETIHQLLGR; the protein is encoded by the coding sequence ATGGGCGGTTTTGATTTATCAGCATTTTTTGGCCAGTTTCGCGAAGAAACTGAAGAGAATGTGCGGGCCTTGACCACAGGCTTATTGGCCTTGGAGTCAAACCCAGGCGATCGCGAAGCGATTGATACGATTTTTCGGGCGGCGCATACGATCAAAGGCTCGGCTCGCATGCTGGGCCAAGTTGATATGGGTCGTCTGGCGCATACCATGGAAAGTTTGCTTTCAGCCTTGCGCAGTGGCATGTTGGCCATGAATTCGAGCATTAACGATGTGCTGCTGTCCAGTGCTGATGTGCTGCTAGTGCTGAATTCCCAAGTTAATGAGCCACCGCCAACCGATCCCAACGTTGATCAGTTGGTGGAGCAATTGAATGCCTTGGCGGCTGGCGAAACGTTGCCTGCGGCTCCAGCAACACCCAAAGCTGCGCCAATTGTCGCGCCTGTGGCCGAACCAGAACCAGCGCCAGCGCCAGTGGTGCTTGAGCAACCTAAGTCTGAACCAGTGGTTGCTAAGCCTAAACCCAAAAAATCAGCCGCAGCCGAAGCCCCCAAGCCCGTGAGTAGTACCCGTTCGACGGTGCGTGTGCCAATTTCGCGCTTAGATCGCTTGTTGAATACGGCGGGTGAGTTGGTAGTGACCCGCCAATTGCACCTTGAGCATGTCGCTGATCTTGAGGCTTTGGATAAATTATTGACCAAAAGTGAGCGTCTGAGCCAACAATTGAGCGAACGCTTGACTGGCCAACGTGTGACCTTTCAGCAACGGCGCGAGGCCAGCGAATTGGCCAGCCAATTGCAAAATTTAGCCCAATCGACTCGCAATCAGTTGCGTTTGCTAACCGAGCGTTGGAGCAGCCATAGCGCTGCCAGCGAGGCCTTGGTCGATGAACTTGAAGCCGAGGTGATGGCGACCCGTTTGCAACCAGTTGCTGGTTTATTTGCGCCAATTCCGCGTGCCGTGCGCGAGCTGGCTCGTTCGTTGGGCAAAGAAGTTAACTTAATCACCGAAGGCGAAACCACCGAGGCCGACCGCAAAGTGATTGAGTTAATGGCTGATCCGTTGGTACATTTAGTGCGCAACGCACTTGATCATGGCATCGAAAATCCCGATGATCGGGTTAAAGCCAAAAAGCCTGCTGAAGCCACTTTACGGCTAGAAGCTCGCTCGTTGGGCGGCACGATTGAAATCATCATCAGTGACGATGGCCGTGGGATCGATCCAGCGGTAATTCGGGCAACCGCGATTAAACGCGGAATTATCGAGGCTGATGCGGCGGCTCGCTTGCGTGATGAAGAAGCTTTGGAGTTAATCTGGCAGCCTGGTTTTTCCACCAGCGCAATCATCACCGATGTTTCAGGCCGTGGCGTGGGCATGGATGTGGTTCGGGCAGCAGTGACCGAGGTTGGCGGGCGGGTTGATGTGCATTCGGTGCTCGGCCAAGGCACAACATTTACGCTAATTTTGCCAATTACTTTGTTGACCACCCGCGTGTTATTGTTTGATGTGGCTGGCACAACCTATGCTTTGCCTTCGACCGCTTGTTTAGGTGGACGGCGGGTTGCTGGCGGGCAAATTCAGACCGTCGAAGGGCGGCCAACCGTGCGGGTCGATGAGCGCAGCGTGAGCATTGTAGCGCTTGCGCCCTTGCTTGAGCAGCGTGGCCCCTTGCCGCAACCATCGGATATTTCCAACTTGGTGATTTTGGGACCAGCTAATCGCCCATTGGCCTTATTGGTCGATAAATTGGTCGATGAACGTGAGGTCGTGGTTAAATCATTGGGCGCATTGTTGCATGAACAGCGATTATGCACTGGCGCGATTGCCCTGCCTGATGGGCGTTTGGTGTTGGTGCTCAATCCCTTGGCGATTGCGGCGCGGGCGCGTGAATGGGGCAAACCAGTCGCCTTGCCAGCGCCAACCAAGCTCCAGCCTGCCAAATTATTGGTTGCGGAAGATTCATTTACCACCCGCGAACTACTACGCTCAATGCTGCAATCGGCGGGCTATGTGGTTGAAACCGCAATTAACGGCCAAGATGCGCTTGACAAGCTCAATCACAATTCCTACGATCTGCTGGTAAGCGATGTTGAAATGCCGTTGCTAACTGGCTTTGAGCTAACCCGCCGTGTGCGTGCCCATGAACGTTTGCGCCAACTGCCAATTATCATTATCACCAGCTTGGCCCGCGATAGCGATCGACGCGAAGGCTTGTTGGCTGGGGCACAAGCCTATATCGTCAAAAGCCAGTTTGATCAAAGCAACTTGCTCGAAACGATTCATCAATTACTTGGCCGCTAA
- a CDS encoding response regulator yields the protein MLKTVLLVDPDWITRTLMKYHLRRAGYTVYEADSCTLAAQLNEQYQPEFIILDEAISTEHSNTLNCRDHQNYILLTDLPQPRTTGRLSLAKPITGRNLINQLQAYRA from the coding sequence ATGCTAAAGACTGTTTTGCTGGTTGATCCCGATTGGATCACCCGAACGCTTATGAAATATCATCTTCGCCGGGCAGGCTATACAGTCTACGAAGCCGATTCCTGCACCCTCGCTGCTCAACTGAACGAGCAATATCAACCAGAATTTATCATCCTTGATGAAGCAATTTCAACCGAGCACAGCAATACGCTCAATTGCCGCGATCATCAGAATTATATTTTGCTGACCGACCTGCCCCAACCCCGCACCACTGGTCGCCTAAGCCTTGCCAAGCCCATTACTGGCCGCAATTTAATCAACCAATTGCAAGCCTATCGGGCATAG
- a CDS encoding response regulator transcription factor, which yields MPARWRILVVDDDTIIRRTLVSNLLNDGFEVMAAESGQSALTMVESSWPDLAILDLMMPGMTGFELSDRLRRYVEIPVIMLTSISDEATTVRGLEQHADDYMTKPYRYPELRARVNKLLTKSYEGGLHPGELVVIDEDLSVNFGQHILLRKGEAIPLEPIELRVLYLLLQTPTVAVATTTLLRKAWGLGEEGDQSSLWVRIRSLRTKLEDNPSKPIYLKTVRGVGYVFDVQPRRGL from the coding sequence ATGCCAGCACGATGGCGTATTCTTGTAGTTGATGATGACACGATTATTCGCCGCACGCTCGTGAGCAATTTGCTTAACGATGGTTTTGAGGTGATGGCGGCAGAATCAGGCCAATCGGCGCTAACGATGGTTGAAAGTTCATGGCCTGATCTGGCGATTCTCGATTTGATGATGCCTGGCATGACCGGTTTTGAGTTGTCAGACCGTTTGCGGCGCTATGTGGAAATTCCAGTGATTATGCTGACCTCAATTTCCGATGAGGCTACCACCGTGCGCGGCCTCGAACAGCATGCCGATGATTATATGACCAAGCCCTACCGCTACCCTGAATTGCGAGCGCGGGTTAACAAGCTGCTGACTAAATCGTATGAAGGTGGCTTGCATCCGGGCGAGTTGGTCGTAATTGACGAAGATCTTTCAGTCAATTTTGGTCAACATATTCTGTTGCGCAAAGGCGAGGCGATTCCGTTGGAGCCGATTGAGCTACGGGTGTTGTATTTGCTGTTGCAAACTCCAACTGTGGCGGTGGCAACCACGACCCTGTTGCGTAAGGCTTGGGGTTTGGGCGAAGAGGGCGATCAATCCTCGTTGTGGGTGCGAATTCGCTCGTTGCGCACCAAACTTGAGGACAACCCATCCAAGCCAATCTACTTAAAAACCGTGCGAGGCGTGGGTTACGTGTTCGACGTGCAACCACGGCGCGGCTTGTAA
- a CDS encoding methyl-accepting chemotaxis protein — protein MANLGSLFSLDFTNLTDRRRVIMRIVALAALVVPFLVVLVAWIYERNNPQLWNALGVLFVSMGAVWLIALLSLRMIRQGQDQIATYVLIGTISLAALACAVRYGGIDQSLIVSLLLVMLFIVGLVATWREIVAYGVSITLAYGMLLLLKDSLASFQVTTLTAANNAGVYGVGAVLFFVGLATTIVLTTIFSRALGEYSLKSEQWTSDLMRANEQLIEKNIQQIELGTDLSFAATELSAASQQQASGATEQASAVAEVSSTIEELGFTARQIASASDQVSIAAQQTLTSLAMGQQSVDEAIQGMERIKQRVQEVSSRVLSLGERSHHISEIIALIDDVSDETHLLALNAAIEAAGAGEHGRRFAVVAAEVKSLANRTLAASREVKDVIAEIQAATNASVLATEESVKEVEQGVSLAHRAGQEMDSIVVLGEHTAQLAQEISLATAQQQTASEQVVETMREIAEVSRQTAAGSRQTADAASKLTAIANRLHSLVNIEAHTR, from the coding sequence ATGGCGAATTTAGGTTCGCTTTTCTCGCTCGATTTTACGAATTTGACTGATCGCCGCCGCGTGATTATGCGGATTGTCGCCTTGGCTGCCTTGGTCGTGCCTTTTTTAGTGGTCTTGGTGGCGTGGATTTACGAGCGCAATAATCCGCAATTATGGAATGCCCTTGGGGTTTTATTCGTCTCGATGGGGGCGGTTTGGTTAATTGCCTTGCTCAGTTTGCGCATGATTCGGCAAGGCCAAGATCAAATTGCGACCTATGTTTTAATTGGCACGATTTCGTTGGCAGCCTTGGCTTGTGCCGTGCGCTATGGTGGCATTGATCAAAGTCTGATCGTCTCGTTATTGCTGGTGATGCTATTTATCGTGGGCTTGGTGGCAACTTGGCGTGAAATTGTGGCCTATGGGGTTTCGATTACCTTGGCCTATGGGATGTTGCTGCTACTCAAAGATAGCCTTGCATCATTTCAGGTAACAACCCTGACTGCCGCTAATAATGCTGGGGTGTATGGCGTTGGAGCAGTGCTGTTTTTTGTTGGTTTGGCCACGACGATTGTGCTGACCACCATTTTTAGCCGGGCTTTAGGTGAATATTCACTCAAGAGCGAGCAATGGACTTCCGACCTGATGCGGGCCAATGAACAATTGATCGAGAAAAATATTCAGCAGATTGAGCTTGGCACTGATCTGTCATTTGCCGCCACTGAATTATCGGCAGCCTCGCAGCAACAAGCTTCAGGGGCGACGGAACAGGCCTCAGCAGTCGCAGAAGTTTCATCAACCATTGAAGAATTGGGCTTTACCGCGCGACAAATCGCCAGTGCCTCAGATCAAGTCAGCATTGCTGCTCAACAAACCTTGACCTCGTTGGCGATGGGCCAGCAATCGGTTGATGAAGCAATTCAAGGTATGGAGCGAATCAAGCAACGGGTGCAAGAGGTTTCTTCGCGGGTTTTGAGTTTGGGCGAACGTTCGCATCATATCAGCGAAATTATTGCTTTGATCGATGATGTTTCCGATGAAACGCACTTGTTGGCCTTGAATGCGGCGATCGAAGCGGCTGGGGCTGGCGAGCATGGTCGGCGATTTGCGGTGGTTGCCGCCGAAGTCAAGAGTTTGGCTAATCGTACATTGGCCGCTTCACGTGAAGTCAAAGATGTGATTGCCGAAATTCAGGCTGCAACTAATGCCTCAGTGCTAGCCACCGAAGAGAGCGTTAAAGAAGTCGAACAAGGGGTCAGTTTGGCCCATCGCGCTGGTCAAGAGATGGATTCAATCGTGGTTTTGGGCGAACATACCGCCCAATTAGCCCAAGAAATTAGCCTAGCAACCGCTCAACAACAAACTGCATCGGAGCAAGTTGTTGAAACCATGCGTGAAATTGCCGAAGTCTCACGTCAAACGGCGGCTGGTTCGCGCCAAACTGCCGATGCCGCATCCAAACTCACCGCGATTGCAAATCGCTTGCATTCGTTGGTCAACATCGAGGCACATACACGCTAA
- a CDS encoding PP2C family protein-serine/threonine phosphatase yields MQKAQSAIYSSLLSHRAQGRVAVALEPPVPTPPAAPVIDQRQAELEQDLQLARDLQQGLMLETVPRLPGWEMSAVSLPARELGGDLYDFLAVNGTQGIMIGDVSGKGLPAALRMAVARTVFRAEVRRGQSPGQTLAAVNNILIEEMPQGMVTMLYALIDPQTGMMHLANAGHNYLIVINNQVIEIETSGVPLGVMEIDCYSESILQLNYGDSVMLYTDGIVEATNEHQVLYGYPRFQSLLQAVGHLKPRALMARVLSEVRAWTQGQLKHDDVTMVLVRRRLANLLDEMHSIVADVVGPITADEWWQALSLVGTTRTPDQCLELLRPLNEMVSSQFGRGIARELQAQLRPVIEEYRLLQSTKGSS; encoded by the coding sequence ATGCAAAAAGCACAATCAGCAATCTATAGTTCACTGCTCAGTCACCGCGCCCAAGGTCGTGTGGCGGTTGCGCTTGAGCCACCAGTGCCAACGCCGCCCGCAGCGCCAGTGATCGACCAACGCCAAGCTGAGTTGGAACAAGATTTGCAATTGGCACGCGATTTGCAACAGGGCTTGATGCTCGAAACCGTGCCACGTCTGCCTGGCTGGGAAATGAGCGCGGTCTCATTGCCAGCGCGTGAGCTTGGCGGCGACCTCTACGATTTTCTGGCGGTCAATGGTACCCAGGGCATTATGATTGGCGATGTCAGCGGCAAAGGCTTACCCGCAGCATTGCGGATGGCGGTGGCGCGAACGGTATTTCGGGCTGAAGTGCGGCGCGGCCAATCACCAGGCCAAACCTTAGCAGCCGTGAATAATATTTTGATCGAAGAAATGCCCCAAGGCATGGTTACGATGCTGTATGCCTTAATCGACCCGCAAACGGGCATGATGCACTTGGCGAATGCTGGTCACAATTATCTGATTGTGATCAATAATCAAGTGATTGAAATCGAAACGTCAGGTGTGCCGCTTGGGGTTATGGAAATTGATTGTTATAGTGAATCCATCTTACAACTGAACTATGGCGATTCGGTCATGTTGTACACTGATGGCATTGTTGAAGCGACCAATGAACACCAAGTATTGTATGGCTACCCACGCTTTCAAAGCCTATTACAAGCAGTTGGCCATCTCAAGCCTCGCGCCTTGATGGCCCGCGTGCTCAGCGAAGTTCGGGCATGGACTCAAGGCCAGCTTAAACACGATGATGTGACGATGGTGCTAGTCCGGCGGCGCTTGGCAAACTTGCTCGATGAAATGCATAGCATCGTGGCCGATGTGGTTGGGCCAATCACAGCTGACGAGTGGTGGCAAGCCTTGAGTTTGGTGGGCACAACCCGTACACCCGACCAATGTTTAGAATTGTTGCGCCCGCTGAATGAAATGGTATCCAGCCAATTTGGCCGTGGGATTGCCCGTGAACTCCAAGCGCAATTGCGCCCAGTGATCGAAGAATATCGCTTGCTTCAATCCACCAAAGGATCGTCCTAA
- the cheB gene encoding chemotaxis-specific protein-glutamate methyltransferase CheB, with protein sequence MMTGPLAPIRVLVVDDSAVSRRVISTILASDPTIQVVGEARDGREAVQLVAALQPDIITMDVRMPVMDGLQATEEIMAYHPTPILVITSSLTRHDRNLTFQMLNAGALEVWEKPTDLTLAQGEANRMRLLDRVKVLSRVKVVTHLRGRRRKSPTTETNIPLLLASASPPSQRWLIVVGASTGGPRVLYKLLHSLPASIPASIIIVQHIAEGFVGTMVDWLDNHSPLTVELAQHRGSLKNGHVYVAPDTHHLRVDANWTVHLETEPDNLLYPSVDVTMQSAAKVLPKQTIGVLLTGMGRDGAQGLLALRRSGARTIAQDRATSAIWGMPRAAEEAGAAMEFLAADLIAPRLVALLSETERR encoded by the coding sequence ATGATGACAGGGCCGCTTGCACCAATTCGAGTGTTAGTTGTCGATGACTCGGCGGTTTCGCGCCGAGTCATCAGCACTATTTTAGCCAGTGATCCAACGATTCAGGTGGTTGGCGAGGCCCGTGATGGCCGTGAGGCGGTGCAATTGGTGGCAGCATTGCAGCCGGATATTATCACAATGGATGTGCGCATGCCGGTGATGGATGGTTTGCAGGCCACCGAAGAAATTATGGCCTATCATCCTACGCCAATTTTGGTGATCACCTCATCACTGACTCGCCATGATCGCAATTTAACCTTTCAAATGCTCAACGCTGGAGCCTTGGAAGTTTGGGAAAAACCTACCGACCTGACCTTAGCCCAAGGCGAAGCCAATCGCATGCGGCTGTTGGATCGGGTCAAGGTGCTTTCACGGGTTAAAGTTGTGACCCACCTGCGCGGGCGGCGGCGCAAATCGCCAACCACCGAAACCAATATTCCCTTGTTATTGGCCTCGGCTAGCCCACCAAGCCAACGCTGGCTAATTGTGGTTGGGGCTTCAACTGGCGGCCCGCGTGTGTTATACAAACTCCTGCATAGCCTGCCTGCGAGCATCCCCGCAAGCATTATCATTGTGCAGCACATCGCCGAGGGATTTGTTGGTACAATGGTAGACTGGTTGGACAATCATTCGCCCTTGACGGTGGAATTGGCTCAACATCGTGGCAGCTTGAAAAATGGCCATGTCTATGTTGCGCCCGATACCCACCATTTGCGGGTTGATGCTAACTGGACGGTGCATTTGGAAACCGAACCCGATAATTTGCTCTATCCATCGGTCGATGTGACGATGCAATCAGCTGCCAAAGTCTTGCCCAAACAGACGATTGGGGTCTTGTTGACAGGTATGGGCCGCGATGGAGCCCAAGGCTTGTTGGCTTTACGCCGATCTGGGGCACGCACTATCGCCCAAGATCGAGCCACTAGCGCGATTTGGGGCATGCCACGGGCGGCAGAGGAAGCTGGGGCTGCCATGGAATTTTTAGCTGCTGATCTGATTGCGCCACGGTTGGTGGCGTTGCTCAGCGAAACTGAACGTCGATGA
- a CDS encoding chemotaxis protein CheW, which translates to MSQVEDQLAQFVVFILDQERFALPVEQARGIERWRNPTRIPGTATAIMGIINQRGVLLTVVDMRVVLGMKPITPTRRSRFLLVHEQIDCAIAVDQVIDMLMLNVSLAEPTPHRGTVASRGLLPTPFGFATWLDLNALLGSING; encoded by the coding sequence GTGAGCCAAGTTGAGGATCAATTGGCGCAATTTGTGGTTTTTATCCTCGATCAAGAACGGTTTGCCTTGCCAGTTGAGCAGGCGCGTGGCATCGAACGTTGGCGCAATCCAACCCGAATTCCAGGCACTGCCACAGCCATTATGGGCATTATCAATCAGCGCGGGGTTTTGCTGACGGTGGTTGATATGCGGGTGGTTTTAGGCATGAAGCCGATTACCCCAACCCGGCGCAGTCGCTTTTTGCTCGTTCACGAACAGATCGATTGTGCAATTGCGGTTGATCAGGTGATCGATATGTTGATGCTGAATGTGAGTTTGGCCGAGCCAACTCCCCATCGTGGGACAGTTGCTAGCCGAGGCTTGCTGCCAACGCCGTTTGGTTTTGCAACTTGGCTTGATCTTAATGCCTTGCTTGGGTCGATCAATGGTTAA
- a CDS encoding response regulator, with protein MSERILVVDDSKLVTDIVKMRLEMYGYAVDLAYSGEEALQKIGDLTPDLVVLDVQMPGIDGYEVCRQLRANPLFEELPIIMLTSMDDKRAGFEAGVDDYLNKDLDLLDLPNRVKLLLGM; from the coding sequence ATGAGTGAACGTATCTTAGTTGTTGACGATAGCAAACTGGTTACCGATATTGTCAAAATGCGGCTGGAAATGTATGGCTATGCTGTCGATTTGGCCTATAGCGGCGAGGAAGCGCTGCAAAAAATCGGCGATCTCACGCCCGATTTGGTGGTGTTGGATGTGCAGATGCCTGGGATTGATGGCTATGAGGTTTGCCGTCAGTTACGTGCCAATCCTTTATTCGAAGAACTGCCGATTATCATGTTGACTTCGATGGATGACAAACGGGCCGGTTTTGAAGCTGGAGTTGACGATTATCTCAACAAAGATCTTGATTTGCTCGATTTGCCCAATCGAGTCAAACTGTTGTTGGGTATGTAA
- a CDS encoding CheR family methyltransferase: protein MSELSTEQWMIIRDYLAQRAGLYLDDSRMRQGRMLVQERYRQLQISPAAYTLRIQDPTNGSELQWLAERLANHETQFFRNPAHFRALREHIFPELQRSRSPLRPLRCWSAGCSTGEEPYSMAMVGLQQWGNPPSRPISIWATDLSNVPLERAITAEYRGRSLANVQADYRQWFEQQANGALRVSEAVRSLVQFEQHNLLDALPHWAYQLDVVFCQNVTIYFQLETCRQLIERIYAAMAVGGYLLLGFSESLWGIFDRFETVEVAGAFIYRKGDGQPKPRPNLSERPITKPLNKPAEPALARPRPSTRPLAPASPSKPPDVTSLLDEARKLRGQGQQRRGLSLLASIAPNQRQPAILALAAQLHADLGQHEQAAAEARRALELDVLQDAAYVVLGMIELNQGAWDKAINYLERASYLVPDSPTIAFHLAESYRHQGRSTAALRYYQHALRKLAHHSSSTVIDGIAVGWLRSACERWIGGLEASQGTF, encoded by the coding sequence ATGAGCGAGTTGAGCACTGAACAGTGGATGATCATCCGCGATTATCTAGCTCAACGGGCTGGCTTATATCTCGATGATAGTCGTATGCGCCAAGGCCGCATGCTGGTTCAGGAGCGTTATCGGCAGTTGCAGATTAGCCCCGCTGCCTATACATTGCGGATTCAAGACCCGACCAATGGCAGCGAGTTGCAATGGTTGGCCGAACGCTTGGCCAATCACGAGACCCAGTTTTTTCGTAACCCAGCTCATTTTCGGGCGTTGCGTGAGCATATTTTTCCTGAATTGCAGCGTTCGCGTTCGCCCTTGCGGCCATTGCGTTGTTGGAGTGCTGGCTGCTCAACTGGCGAGGAACCCTATAGTATGGCCATGGTTGGCTTGCAGCAATGGGGCAATCCGCCGAGCCGCCCGATTTCGATTTGGGCCACCGATTTGAGCAATGTGCCCTTGGAGCGAGCGATCACCGCCGAGTATCGTGGGCGTTCGCTGGCCAATGTGCAAGCCGACTACAGACAATGGTTTGAGCAGCAAGCCAACGGAGCCTTGCGCGTCAGCGAAGCCGTGCGATCCTTGGTACAATTTGAGCAGCACAATTTGCTCGATGCCCTACCACATTGGGCCTATCAGCTTGATGTGGTATTTTGCCAGAATGTCACGATCTATTTTCAGCTGGAAACATGTCGCCAATTGATCGAACGGATTTATGCGGCGATGGCGGTTGGTGGCTATTTGCTCTTGGGCTTTTCCGAATCGCTGTGGGGCATTTTTGATCGCTTTGAAACGGTCGAGGTAGCTGGGGCATTTATCTATCGTAAAGGCGATGGTCAGCCCAAACCACGCCCCAACTTGAGCGAACGGCCAATTACCAAGCCGCTGAATAAGCCAGCCGAACCAGCACTAGCGCGGCCCCGCCCAAGCACACGGCCATTAGCGCCAGCTAGCCCAAGTAAGCCGCCCGATGTGACGAGCTTATTGGATGAAGCACGGAAATTGCGCGGTCAAGGTCAGCAGCGACGTGGATTAAGCCTGTTGGCGAGTATTGCACCCAACCAACGCCAGCCAGCAATTTTGGCTTTAGCCGCACAACTACACGCCGATCTTGGCCAACATGAGCAAGCGGCGGCTGAGGCGCGGCGTGCTTTAGAGCTTGATGTGCTACAAGATGCTGCCTATGTGGTGCTGGGGATGATCGAACTCAACCAAGGCGCATGGGATAAAGCGATCAATTATCTTGAGCGAGCCAGCTATTTGGTGCCTGATTCGCCGACGATTGCCTTTCATTTAGCTGAAAGTTATCGCCATCAAGGGCGGTCAACCGCCGCCTTACGTTATTATCAACATGCCTTGCGCAAATTGGCGCACCATTCAAGTAGCACCGTAATCGATGGAATCGCCGTGGGGTGGTTGCGTTCTGCTTGTGAACGCTGGATTGGCGGATTAGAAGCCAGCCAAGGAACATTCTAA